TTTCCAGACCATTAGTTGTTTgtaatgaagaaaatgcGGGGACACCagaatttgttgatgaagacAAAGTTGctaaattaatcaatattttcacTTCTGCAAACTACCGAAGTGAAGATGAGTTTTTATACTTGTTTCGTTCGTTGATTGCGTTAATTTGCAGTGATATTGAAGAGTTTGGATCTTTGGTGTCCACTGAATTGCTTAATCACATCCAGCATGTCATTACTGAACCATCGAACAGTATTGTCACTAACAGTATCAAGGCTAATGTGATTACTGGGTATGTGGTGCTAACATTGATTTTACACAACGGAGCATCGAGTTTTGGAATTGATGAAAGAATAGCCATGTTGATTGAATTGGCAGAAGGGTACACAGCAAGTGCCACtactttgaaaaaagaagttgaagCTGGTGATCGAGAACATTCGACTTTTATTACCGATAAAAATTTGGATAAGAAATTGGTCAATGAAGCTAATGCCAAAGTGGTGGCCGAAGCATCAGTTGCTGTTGCAGCAATCCACGGAGTGGGTTGTTTGTTGACATTGATTCCACATGGATCATTTTTGAATGAAATAATGGAAGACTTGATGTTTAAGCTTGTTCCACTTTTAGACAATGACGAGGATAGAGATATTGCAAAAGCTGCCGGAAGAGTGATTGGTGTTATTTATGAGATGTATGATTACGGACAAAATGCTGACGCTGACAATGGCggtgattttgataatgaataCAATGAAAACTCTCCATATTATGAACAAGAGTCCTTGCTAGCTATTTTGACTCGTTTGCTCAACTTGTCATCGAAGAAAGTAGCGAAAAAGGATAAAAAAGATATTAGTTCTGTTTTCAGAAATATTTCCAACACAATAAAGATCTATACCGATGCAAATTCAAGGGAACAAGTGTACAAGAGAACACAAGAAGGATTAGAATTACTCGATTCTACATCTGATCTGACGTATATCAAATTGTCGAAATTCAGatcattgaaaataaatagtTGGTTTCTTTACTTTAGATTGAAACATTTACGTTGGTGTTTCAGTTTTGGTCTTCATAACCAATTGGTTGGGAATGATAGTGTGAGAGATGCCTTGAAGGAACCAGAGAATGAGTTTAATTATGGGACACAACCTGATTTCGATGATAGTTTGGTAGATGATGACAATTCCGAACTGTTCCATGACTATATTGATCAAAAACAttcaaatgatgaaaaatatagAAAGGAAAGAcggaaaaaagaaaggttggttaaattgaatgaacAACTTGATGAACTAAACTTGCACCAATAATTCAActgatttgttttgaagTTAATTAGAGATGTAGTATTTATATGTATAAATATGTATAAGacaaatttatttcaacTAACTAAATATTAATCCACTTTCTAATTTAGTTCAATGTATTGCTGGTTCGGGTTTGTCCATTTCAtctaaattttcaaattgtttcctatgaaattttttttccatttaaCTTAGTTTAATTTAGTTTGTGTAATTAAAAGAAGTTATTGTTTGTGTTGTCAATTACATCATACTTTtttaaaatgaaaaaaaaatggtttACTAAGAAGTAGTTTTTGTCGTTGGAATTTGTTACTGTATTCTCACAAATACACACATTACACATTAAACATATACAATCACACTAACAAATCTAACTTACTTACTAACTCACCTGTCAAGACAGTAAGAAAATCTGatctctcttttttttttccttcaCTTCCTCGCTTTCACTCTCCCTTTGTTGCCCGCCCTTCTACAAAACCACACGAGCTTTGAAATTCATAGACATATCCAACTAAATTCAACACATTTGAAAGTATTATGTTCATATAACAACACCACTGGAAAGGATATAACATATttacaatcaaaaaaaaaatagagaAAAATTCAACACTAAACTATAACCacttatttatttaattatttatttattatttttccaCTCAACTTCCTTCAACCTACCATATTTAGCAACACAACAAGTTGGTGATGTCTGAACTATATTTTCTACGTCATGGTGAACGAATTGATCACGCATTACGAGAGGATCCAGATGCAAAGCCAATATTGGAAGATTATAAGCCATATGATCCATCATTATCACAAAATGCCATTCCACAGATAGAGAAATTAGTGGATGAAATTTGTTCATTAACTCAAGCGTTCACTGATTTGGAATCTACACAACGTAAAAACGTCTTTATTCATTTCAGTCCGTATTTGAGATGTTGTCAAACTGCAGATCTATTAATAACCGACTTGAAAGcttcattattgaaaaagtatCCCAATTATAAAATGAGATTTCAGTTGTTATGTGATTTTGCCTTGAGTGAATGGATACAtgataaaatgaaaaataaaccaCCTTTTGTCGACTCAGATGATGCATATAATATGTACACCcctaatttgaaatcattgaaaaacaaaagtgCCTGCTCAATGTTTAGGCCAACTATCACATTAGGTCAATATAACGGTCTTGATCTAAGTTACAAAGATTATCAAACTAGATGCAAAGAttatttcaagaaattattgGCAACATATGAAAAACCAATGTatatcaaaaacaaagacaTCATTATCGTTGTAACACATGGATATGCAGTGAACAACTTTCTATCTTACTTTATCAATCATCCGATTTTCGAAGAACTTCCTGAAGCAAAAGCAAATTTTGCTAAAAGAGTTTTGAAAGATGATATCAAGGATGTCGAAGACGAGAATGATCCTGCAAATTATACTTGGAAATTGGTACACGATGCCttggatttgattaaaGAAGATGACGTAGATACCACGTTGAATCTAGAAACTGATATTGTATActacaaaacaaattttattaaaaaagaTGAGTTGGATGTTCCCAAGAAGAATCTAGTGGTTGAGGAGGACACTAAACCAAGACCttcattcaaaatcaaagaaactTCAGCTGCTTATGAAAGTGGTAGAAATCTACAGACAAGACAAACTTATATTTGTCCTGCTGCAAGGGACTGGGCCCCCAATTTGAAACATTTCCTTATAAAAAACGAATTTAAGgagaaaataatgaatgaTGAATCGTTTCGAAAACATTATAACATAAGCAATCATCCTTCACGCCCTATAAGTCCTGAAGTATCCCCAAATTCAGCACCAACAAGATCAAATTCGGTTATTGATTTGTCCAAAATTGTCAGTAATGATGACCTACAACCCATGAAATTAAAGTACTCACACACTTCAGAAATACCAATGCATAAGATCAACTCAAGAGTGAATTCACAAGTAAATCTTTCTTCGTTTGGGAAAGGGTCATTTCCTCAACCTAACGGTTCCAATACCGATATTTTCAGGACCAACAGTGGATCACGTGGTTCATCGAAAGAAGGTTCCACCACTGATTTACCAAGATACATTTCCTCAATGCAGAATCGAAGTAGATCCAGTTCTAATCCTATGACGCATGTTCATGTTGCACATAACGCCAAAGATTCATATTTCCCATCTACCATATTAGGCAGAGTCAAGTCTCCAGAATCAGATGTTTCGATAGATTCTTTGGGCGAGCCTATACCGGAGGAGCTCGATAGTGTCCTTCAAGCATATCAACCAACTCTTAATGAACCGGCGGGAAGAAATTCGCCTATCGAGTCTTTGAATAGAGCCAGATCCTTGaataaaagaagaacaaatAATCCACTTTTCTCATCCTCCACCCAAAGAAAACTGCAACAGCTGTTGTTCCAACCTTCTTTAACTCAACTCAGCAAAGTAAATCGACAAAGATCGCTCAGTTCAGGTGGTGAAAATAGACCTGGGCTGCAACAGAAGCTACAACGTCATTATGGGAAAGATAACACTTATGAAGATGACGGCGAttcagaagaagaagaggaagaatcaaatgaaattaCTGACGAAGAGGACGATTCTAACAATTCAAACGACGGAAACTTGTTCTCGTTgtctttcaattcatcacaGAAAAAGTCAACGCTTGAAAAAGCAAAACTGACATCACCTCTGAAATCTACTGGAAAACGTTCAAGAAAGAATTCATTCAAATATAAGCCAACAACTTCTACTAAAGATACCGGAGCTAAAAGTCGTCCAATATTTTACAACTTCGACAGTAGTGGTGACTCTTCatctgaagaagaagaacaagaagatcAGGATACTCGTAAGGATGATGAAGAACAAGATGATATGCTGATGACAAAGGAAAGTAAGGATAAATTTGTGCTGCAAAAGAGTGAAAACAAAGTGGATGGGGATTCTGATTATTTTTGGTTcggtaataataataaatagatagatagaatatttaattactgtgttaaagaattataataatatataaaatataattatagatattgtttaattgtATTGTCGTGGTGGTGATCAACTATCAACTTCTCTatgttttatcaaattatctGTTCTACACGACCAACTGATATTATGCACTGTTACTAGATTATTTATCAGATACtaattaattttctttttaacaaaattaCAAGAATCACAACTTTctatttcaaaaacaacaacggGAATGGCGACACTCTCACAACCACAAAGCGCACTACCTAAAACAAAGATAGCGACTACTTTTGGTTTGTCCAAGGATTTGAAATCGCCTATATCAGTTAAAGTTTGCTATTTGGAATGCACAAGAAATAATGTCTCTTTAGTcccattatcaacaaaatttgaagatCCAACTGTATTCAAGAAGCTATCTCAAATATATAAGAACTCGGATctatttgttgaaattagAGTTTACGATGGTAAGAATAACAATCTAATCAGTACACCGGTGCGGACGTCTTACAAGGCATTTAACAACAAGGGAAGAACCTGGAATCAAcagttgaaattgaatatagattataatcaaatatcaattgatgcATACTTAAAGTTTTCTATTTGTGAAATCATTGATACCAAGCCATCAGTATTTGGAGTTTCATATTTATCGCTTTTCAGCCATGATTCATCAACACTACGAAGTGGATCACATAAAATTCCCGTGTTTATGGAAGACGACCCACAATATAGTAAAAATATTCAGTATGGAACTCTAATTGGTTTAACAGACTTGGAAAAaagattaattgattatgaaaatGGCAAATATCCTAGGTTGAATTGGTTAGATAAAATGGTTCTTCCTAAAGTTGATGCCacttttttgaaaacaaacaataaagaccacgattattatttgtacATTGAATTACcccaatttgaatttccaATTGTATATTCTGATATTATTTACCAAATCCCAACAATTGAACCCATAACTGAAACTACTTCTAAAATCCCCCCAGATGATACATTGAATAGTAACATTATAATTAATTCGATAGATATTCCAATGGCCACATCACACGATCCTAGTATAATGAAAGTGTACGATCCAGATTTCCATATAACAGCAAACAATCATCTAAATCCAAATGCTACTACTTTTGATCCAGTTGAGTTAAAATACCGTAAGTTAGAAAGAaacattgataataatacaatCTTGGACAAAGAATTGAAGCCAACTCCACAATTGAGAGATGAATTACTAAGAATTATGATCAAACCTTCAAATGCAGAACTAACAGATAATgagaaaaatttgatttggaaatttcGTTATTATTTTAGTAAAAACAATTCTGGGAATGATCCAAGTAACAAATCAGTAAAGTCTTTTTTACCCAAATTCTTAAGGTCAATAAACTGGGAAAATGATTATGAGCTAGATCACACgtttaaagaaataattcCATTTTACTGGAATGTTGATAAGTTGCAAATTGGGGATGCTTTGGAATTGTTAGGTGATTATTTTAATCCGTACACATTGGGTAAACCGACATATCAAGATGATTCTATGACGTCAAAAAgttcaaaaatgaaaagtgATGAAAAACGGTttataaaaatttacaataaTGTTTGCTTTTTGAGGAAATTAGCAGTTGAAAGATTAAAATTGGCTAATAGTGAAGAACTTTTATTGTATTTACTTCAATTAGTTCAAGCATTGAAATATGAGGCATTGATATATGAAAAAAGCCCACCATTTTGCGAAAGATCTGATCAGATTGAAGATAATGCATCGTCGACTTTAAAGTCACCATTGGCTGATTTCTTAATTGAAAGAGCAgtagaaaatgaaaaattgggtaATTTCTTTTACTGGTATgttaaagttgaaaatgaagatcAACTCAATAATCCTCATATCGATGGCCCAATCAAAATCTACATGGATATTCTTAATCGCTATATTGAATTGCTAAAAGCACATTGTCATGAAAATAGACTTCCTTACTATAAGCATTTAAAACATCAAATATGGTtcatcaagaaattaaCTTCTTTGGTAGAGTTATTACGTGCTTCATTTAAGAAAAACGAGGCAACAGCAAAGAAAGTTGAATATTTGCGGGAGTATCTAGCAAATTCTGGGAATGAATTGTTAAAATTCCCTGAACCTTTCCCATTACCACTTGATCCATCAGTTATGATATGTGGATGTTATCCTGAGGAATCATcagttttcaaatcttcatTGGCACCATTAAAAATTACTTTAAAAACcattgaaaagaagaaacacGGACATGCCACTTCGCAATTATTTGGAAAACGATCTAGATATGGGAAATACCCGTTAATGTTTAAAATAGGTGATGATTTAAGACAGGATCAATTGGTAATTCAAATCATAGACTTGATGGATCAACTTTTAAAGAATGAAAATCTTGATTTGAAACTTACACCATATAAAATATTGGCTACTAGTCCAATTTCCGGgttgattcaatttgttcCAAATGAAACTTTGGACTCTATTTTGTCCAAGACATATCCAACATCGGTCACATAttctggtggtggtgaaaCTTCTGATGTACCACCGTCAGTATCAAACAATGGTATTTTAAATTATCTTCGTCTTCATAGTCAAGAACAACAATCCGAGGAACCTATATCCAAAAGTATTTTAAGTACAAATACCAGTCAGTCCAATACCGAGATACCAGTTTTACCACGTCAACCTAAACCAACAATAACTTCAGATTTGGGTGTATCACCGATTCTTATGGATAATTACGTCAAGTCATGTGCTGGTTATTGTGTAATTACCTATATTTTGGGTGTTGGAGATAGACACTTGGACAATTTATTACTTTCACCCAATGGGAAGTTTTGGCATGCCGACTTTGGATATATACTCGGCCGTGACCCTAAACCTTTCCCTccattaatgaaattgccTATACAAGTAATCGATGGGATGGGAGGGTTACATCACGAGAATTATAATGTTTTCAAGAGCTATTGTTTTATCACATACACAACATTGCGTAAAAATAGTAACTTGATTTTGAACTTGTTCCAATTGATGTTGGATGCCAATATCCCagatattcaatttgatcCACTGAGAGTGATTGAAAAGGTACAAGAAAAGTTTTGTTTACAAATgactgaagaagaagcaatTTTacatttccaaaatttgattaatgatAGTGTGAATGCGTTTTTGCCTGTTGTTATAGATAGATTACATAGTTTAGCACAGTATTGGAGAGCTTAAAACTGAACAGagcaaaaataaatatatgtCACGTGATTCTATAGTAGAACCAGAAAAAAATCTAGGGTAAATAGTAAGGGGGAGGGGGGGTCCAATAGAacatttttgtttgaatgacatgttgatgatgttatTGATGATCATGATCAATGTCTATAATTAGTTTTGAGATTTACATTGTTTCCCTTTTGAGCACATTTTGTTCATCATTAATTACTGTAATTTCAATGTTCCAAGATTTGGGTTGCAGAAAAAATCCTGCATATATGTGGGtctatatttttcttttttacaAACTAGGCAATGTCATTTTTTTGATGtgttttcctttttttaaCTTGCTGGACAGATATATAGATTGATTCACAAGTGTAATAGTAACAGTAGTTTTTGCACACTTGAtgatttcatcaataaGTCTCCGATTTTCAAACAAGGAACCTTAAAACCAAactgaaattgaatattattttccttaatttttttccttttcttttcttctttttctactACTTTCTATTTTTACTTTGCTTTATAATACatattacaattgaattagCATTAGCATTGTTGGTACGGTATCAAAAAGAGGTTTTCCTTTCATTAattacaaagaaaaaaataagaacATCAACTATCTTTTCACTctttttgaacaaatttgTATCATActaaaagaattaaataataaataattgcATCTCAGTTCCcccatttgttttttgaaGTATAGAATCGCTCATcctttttattcaaatatcgtttttttttattacaacaattacCTCACATTCGTTTATCCTTTTAGGAATATTTGGTATCAGAAACTTATCATTCATTTTGATTCTAGTATAATACGGCTATAATTTACTAATTTAGTGATTACTGATTCATCAACGAAGACAGAAGTAGTTACACTCCTGCATTACATCACTTGCATTACTCTTTAtacatttttatttaatttcgattttttttatatatcaTAATTGAATGACATCAACTGCATTGCCTCCACTCCCATTCAAAGTGAAAACTATTGTGTCATGGGCAGGTGAGGAAGAAGGAGATTTGGGGTTCATGGAGaatgaaattgttcaaGTTTTTTCCATTGTCGATGAAAGTTGGTGGAGTGGAAAATTACGAAGAAATGGTGCTGAAGGGATATTTCCCAAGGACTACGTGACAATTTTGGAGGACAAATTAAACCATTCCATGTCATCCTTGTCATTGCAAGATGGGAGAACTACACCAACCAAACAAATGGATGATCACAGCAGAAGAAGTGCTGGAACAACCCCACTTGGGAATTTCTccaaattaaaaacaagTCAAAGTTTTGCCAACGATTCAATAGAGTATGACCAAGACCATAGTTTTAACCAAAGCTTTGATGACAGATATTCGAAACCATTTACACCGACAAAGGGAAATGTTCGATCTTCTAAATACATGCTGTCTGCCATGAATCAtccaaaaaacaaattgactTATCAACAGCAAGAAGAGCTATTAagaaaaaaggaaaaggaaattgaatatttcaGATCCatgcaacaacagcaaaaCTATCAGGTCAAACCAAAAGTCAATGATTCCAAACGGTTATCATTTCAACATACACATCATAGTAGTCCAGATGTTGCATCTAGGCTCCATCAAATGGATTATACATCACCAACAAGCATAAAATCGCCATCTTATGGTGACGTACCACATTCTCAAAATGGCAAATATCAGCATTTGCTAAACAATTACGTCGCTACCTCGGATTCTACGCCAACAAAAACCAGCAAGAGGGCCACCATGGCCTCTTATGAACCAGAGTttcttgatgaatttgacGAGATTGCTAAAAAGAAAGCCCAGttggaaattgaattggagAGATTAAAACAGTTGGAAAAATTATCCAAAAAGGCTGCNNNNNNNNNNNNNNNNNNNNNNNNNAGTGGGTCAGTCAATTCATATTCCGGGACTGACGACACCTCCAAGAAAAATTCCTCAAAAGATGACTTGAGTAAGAAGCTTTCTAGGTATGTCACCGACGAGGATGATGCTGGTTACGATTTGCAATATTCAGCaagtggtggtgatgaatCCCCACCTCCACCTCCACCTCCAAAACACATTACACCAAATAAGACTTATGGTTATGTGAGAGACGATCATTTTAATAAACCTACGCCACGTGTTCCATTTGATGCTGATGATTTTAGAATATCTACAAACTCCCAGGGTGTCATAGATGAAGAGGCGTACCTCAAGTTATCTttaaaacaagaagaattgaaaaactcCATTAAATCATTACAAAGTGatgttttgaatttgtcGGAATTAAGTGCTACTAGTGCTGGTTCATTTCTTAGACATAAATACgaaaaagatttacaaGCTAGTCAATTGGGTCTGAGTCACATATCAGTGGAAGAACGTCATGAAGAAGAACCAGATAAAACTTCAGATGTTATGGAAACTGTTTTCCAAGACAAAAAACCCAAACAGTCtaatatatttaaaaaattgttgagGAAAAACCATGATGATGTCCATCCAATAGAAAGAACCattcaaaaacaagaacaaattgattggGCTACGTTCAAATCGGATATCAATAGGATGAACTCACTAACGTCGCATGACAAACAAAGTAGGACTAAAAGAGTAGTAAGACAAGATGGATCTATAATTGTTAAGCCATTGGATTTTATATCTGAGATTAACACTAATGAGACTGTGGGTcctgaagatgatgatattgacTTGGAAAACGTGCAATATAGTAAAATCGAAACATTTATGCTGAATTACGATTTGAGC
This genomic stretch from Candida albicans SC5314 chromosome 1, complete sequence harbors:
- a CDS encoding uncharacterized protein (Ortholog of C. dubliniensis CD36 : Cd36_06250, C. parapsilosis CDC317 : CPAR2_206820, Candida tenuis NRRL Y-1498 : CANTEDRAFT_125137 and Debaryomyces hansenii CBS767 : DEHA2G13266g); amino-acid sequence: MSELYFLRHGERIDHALREDPDAKPILEDYKPYDPSLSQNAIPQIEKLVDEICSLTQAFTDLESTQRKNVFIHFSPYLRCCQTADLLITDLKASLLKKYPNYKMRFQLLCDFALSEWIHDKMKNKPPFVDSDDAYNMYTPNLKSLKNKSACSMFRPTITLGQYNGLDLSYKDYQTRCKDYFKKLLATYEKPMYIKNKDIIIVVTHGYAVNNFLSYFINHPIFEELPEAKANFAKRVLKDDIKDVEDENDPANYTWKLVHDALDLIKEDDVDTTLNLETDIVYYKTNFIKKDELDVPKKNLVVEEDTKPRPSFKIKETSAAYESGRNLQTRQTYICPAARDWAPNLKHFLIKNEFKEKIMNDESFRKHYNISNHPSRPISPEVSPNSAPTRSNSVIDLSKIVSNDDLQPMKLKYSHTSEIPMHKINSRVNSQVNLSSFGKGSFPQPNGSNTDIFRTNSGSRGSSKEGSTTDLPRYISSMQNRSRSSSNPMTHVHVAHNAKDSYFPSTILGRVKSPESDVSIDSLGEPIPEELDSVLQAYQPTLNEPAGRNSPIESLNRARSLNKRRTNNPLFSSSTQRKSQQSLFQPSLTQLSKVNRQRSLSSGGENRPGSQQKLQRHYGKDNTYEDDGDSEEEEEESNEITDEEDDSNNSNDGNLFSLSFNSSQKKSTLEKAKSTSPSKSTGKRSRKNSFKYKPTTSTKDTGAKSRPIFYNFDSSGDSSSEEEEQEDQDTRKDDEEQDDMSMTKESKDKFVSQKSENKVDGDSDYFWFGNNNK
- the VPS34 gene encoding phosphatidylinositol 3-kinase (Autophosphorylated class III phosphatidylinositol 3-kinase; required for normal vesicle transport, hyphal growth, fibroblast adherence, virulence in mouse systemic infection; growth-regulated; caspofungin and hydrogen peroxide sensitivity) — protein: MATLSQPQSALPKTKIATTFGLSKDLKSPISVKVCYLECTRNNVSLVPLSTKFEDPTVFKKLSQIYKNSDLFVEIRVYDGKNNNLISTPVRTSYKAFNNKGRTWNQQLKLNIDYNQISIDAYLKFSICEIIDTKPSVFGVSYLSLFSHDSSTLRSGSHKIPVFMEDDPQYSKNIQYGTLIGLTDLEKRLIDYENGKYPRLNWLDKMVLPKVDATFLKTNNKDHDYYLYIELPQFEFPIVYSDIIYQIPTIEPITETTSKIPPDDTLNSNIIINSIDIPMATSHDPSIMKVYDPDFHITANNHLNPNATTFDPVELKYRKLERNIDNNTILDKELKPTPQLRDELLRIMIKPSNAELTDNEKNLIWKFRYYFSKNNSGNDPSNKSVKSFLPKFLRSINWENDYELDHTFKEIIPFYWNVDKLQIGDALELLGDYFNPYTLGKPTYQDDSMTSKSSKMKSDEKRFIKIYNNVCFLRKLAVERLKLANSEELLLYLLQLVQALKYEALIYEKSPPFCERSDQIEDNASSTLKSPLADFLIERAVENEKLGNFFYWYVKVENEDQLNNPHIDGPIKIYMDILNRYIELLKAHCHENRLPYYKHLKHQIWFIKKLTSLVELLRASFKKNEATAKKVEYLREYLANSGNELLKFPEPFPLPLDPSVMICGCYPEESSVFKSSLAPLKITLKTIEKKKHGHATSQLFGKRSRYGKYPLMFKIGDDLRQDQLVIQIIDLMDQLLKNENLDLKLTPYKILATSPISGLIQFVPNETLDSILSKTYPTSVTYSGGGETSDVPPSVSNNGILNYLRLHSQEQQSEEPISKSILSTNTSQSNTEIPVLPRQPKPTITSDLGVSPILMDNYVKSCAGYCVITYILGVGDRHLDNLLLSPNGKFWHADFGYILGRDPKPFPPLMKLPIQVIDGMGGLHHENYNVFKSYCFITYTTLRKNSNLILNLFQLMLDANIPDIQFDPSRVIEKVQEKFCLQMTEEEAILHFQNLINDSVNAFLPVVIDRLHSLAQYWRA
- a CDS encoding uncharacterized protein (Protein of unknown function; regulated by osmotic stress via Hog1 and oxidative stress (Hog1- and Cap1-independent); induced by alpha pheromone in SpiderM medium; Spider biofilm induced), with the translated sequence MSHKALFKGRRFERDGTLSNSSSRAQSVSRTPLRSDDSDYESDTEEQDFIKIEELLKERLFGLQSQEIELAKEDRIGAGDRRQYQAANINKSRIQESSSINDIINSLEFSRNDVSSQSRELLLVQLYKLLVSRPLVVCNEENAGTPEFVDEDKVAKLINIFTSANYRSEDEFLYLFRSLIALICSDIEEFGSLVSTELLNHIQHVITEPSNSIVTNSIKANVITGYVVLTLILHNGASSFGIDERIAMLIELAEGYTASATTLKKEVEAGDREHSTFITDKNLDKKLVNEANAKVVAEASVAVAAIHGVGCLLTLIPHGSFLNEIMEDLMFKLVPLLDNDEDRDIAKAAGRVIGVIYEMYDYGQNADADNGGDFDNEYNENSPYYEQESLLAILTRLLNLSSKKVAKKDKKDISSVFRNISNTIKIYTDANSREQVYKRTQEGLELLDSTSDSTYIKLSKFRSLKINSWFLYFRLKHLRWCFSFGLHNQLVGNDSVRDALKEPENEFNYGTQPDFDDSLVDDDNSESFHDYIDQKHSNDEKYRKERRKKERLVKLNEQLDELNLHQ
- the CYK3 gene encoding Cyk3p (Essential protein involved in cytokinesis; contains an SH3 domain); protein product: MTSTALPPLPFKVKTIVSWAGEEEGDLGFMENEIVQVFSIVDESWWSGKLRRNGAEGIFPKDYVTILEDKLNHSMSSLSLQDGRTTPTKQMDDHSRRSAGTTPLGNFSKLKTSQSFANDSIEYDQDHSFNQSFDDRYSKPFTPTKGNVRSSKYMSSAMNHPKNKLTYQQQEELLRKKEKEIEYFRSMQQQQNYQVKPKVNDSKRLSFQHTHHSSPDVASRLHQMDYTSPTSIKSPSYGDVPHSQNGKYQHLLNNYVATSDSTPTKTSKRATMASYEPEFLDEFDEIAKKKAQLEIELERLKQLEKLSK